Proteins from a genomic interval of Coccinella septempunctata chromosome 2, icCocSept1.1, whole genome shotgun sequence:
- the LOC123307606 gene encoding protein transport protein Sec23A isoform X1: MATYEEYIQQNEDRDGIRFTWNVWPSSRIEATRLVVPLGCLYQPIKERPDLPPIQYDPVLCTRNNCRAILNPLCQVDYRAKLWVCNFCFQRNPFPPQYAAISEQQQPAELMPMFSTIEYTISRAQCLPPIYLLVVDTCMDEEELSALKDSLQMSLSLIPQNALIGLITFGKMVQVHELGTEGCSKSYVFRGTKDLSAKQIQDMLGIGRVAMAPQAQMQQPGVRGTPQMLQHQQPVPPASRFLQPVSNCDMNLTDLIGELQRDPWPVPQGKRHLRSTGVALSIAVGLLECTYANTGARIMTFVGGPCSQGPGQVVNDDLKEPIRSHHDIHKDNVKYMKKAIKHYEALAVRAATNGHCIDIYSCALDQTGLMEMKQCCNSTGGHMVMGDSFNSSLFKQTFQRVFSKYTNGDLKMSFNAILEVKCSRELKIQGGIGPCVSLNVKSPLVSDIETGMGNTVQWKLCTLTPSTTMSLFFEIVNQHAAPIPQGGRGCIQFITQYQHSSGQKRIRVTTVARNWADASVNIHHITAGFDQETAAVLMARMAVYRAESDESPDVLRWVDRMLIRLCQKFGEYNKDDTNSFRLSENFSLYPQFMYHLRRSQFLQVFNNSPDETSFYRHMLMREDLTQSLIMIQPILYSYSFNGPPEPVLLDTSSIQPDKILLMDTFFQILIFHGETIAQWRNLKYQDMPEYENFRQLLQAPVDDAQEILQTRFPMPRYIDTEQGGSQARFLLSKVNPSQTHNNMYAYGGAMPAISSDGGAPVLTDDVSLQVFMDHLKKLAVSSTA; this comes from the exons ATGGCCACATATGAGGAGTATATCCAACAAAATGAAGATAGAGACGGAATTCGATTCACATGGAATGTTTGGCCCTCCAGTAGAATTGAAGCAACTCGTCTAGTCGTTCCGTTGGGATGTTTATATCAGCCAATAAAAGAGAGGCCCGATTTGCCTCCTATCCAGTATGATCCTGTATTATGTACAAGAAATAATTGTCGAGCCATACTGAATCCACTGTGTCAAGTAGATTATCGAGCAAAGTTATGGGTGTGCAACTTTTGCTTCCAAAGGAATCCA TTCCCACCACAATAtgcagcaatatcggaacagcaACAACCAGCTGAATTGATGCCAATGTTCTCGACCATTGAATATACAATTAGCAGAGCTCAATGTTTACCACCAATTTATCTCCTAGTAGTTGATACATGTATGGATGAAGAAGAACTGAGTGCTCTGAAAGATTCCTTACAGATGTCGCTCAGTTTAATACCTCAAAATGCCTTGATTGGTCTCATAACATTCGGGAAAATGGTTCAAGTACATGAATTAG GCACGGAAGGATGTAGCAAATCTTACGTATTCAGGGGAACGAAGGATTTGTCAGCCAAGCAGATACAGGATATGTTGGGCATTGGAAGGGTTGCTATGGCGCCCCAGGCTCAGATGCAACAACCAGGCGTGCGAGGCACGCCGCAAATGCTTCAGCATCAACAGCCCGTACCGCCTGCCAGTAGATTCCTACAGCCGGTATCGAATTGCGACATGAATCTTACAGACTTGATCG GTGAACTTCAGAGAGATCCTTGGCCCGTACCTCAGGGAAAAAGGCATCTACGTTCGACAGGTGTAGCCCTTTCCATCGCAGTCGGTCTATTGGAATGCACGTACGCGAATACGGGGGCAAGAATCATGACCTTCGTGGGCGGACCCTGCTCTCAAGGACCGGGTCAGGTGGTTAACGACGACCTCAAAGAGCCAATCAG ATCGCATCACGATATCCACAAGGATAACGTTAAATACATGAAGAAGGCCATCAAACACTACGAAGCCCTTGCTGTTAGGGCGGCAACTAACGGACATTGCATCGACATTTATTCTTGCGCTCTCGACCAGACAGGACTGATGGAGATGAAGCAGTGCTGCAATTCCACTGG AGGTCATATGGTTATGGGTGATTCCTTCAATTCATCCCTGTTCAAGCAAACTTTCCAGAGGGTATTTTCCAAATATACCAACGGTGACCTCAAGATGTCATTCAATGCAATATTAGAAGTCAAATGTTCTAGAGAACTGAAAA TACAGGGCGGAATTGGGCCGTGTGTTTCTCTGAACGTTAAGAGCCCGCTCGTGTCCGACATAGAGACCGGCATGGGTAACACGGTGCAATGGAAATTGTGCACCTTGACACCCAGCACCACCATGTCCCTATTTTTCGAGATAGTCAATCAACATGCCGCTCCAATTCCCCAAGGTGGAAGGGGATGCATTCAATTCATCACCCAATATCAG CATTCAAGTGGACAGAAAAGGATAAGAGTAACAACGGTTGCGAGAAATTGGGCTGACGCGTCTGTGAACATCCATCACATAACAGCGGGCTTCGACCAGGAAACAGCAGCTGTTCTGATGGCAAGAATGGCGGTGTATAGAGCGGAAAGCGATGAGAGCCCCGACGTGCTCAGATGGGTCGACAGGATGCTTATAAGATTG tgtcaGAAGTTCGGAGAATACAACAAGGACGATACCAACAGTTTCCGATTGAGCGAGAACTTCAGTTTGTACCCTCAGTTCATGTATCATCTCAGACGTTCCCAATTCTTGCAAGTTTTCAACAATTCCCCGGATGAAACGTCCTTCTACAGACACATGCTGATGAGGGAAGATCTCACCCAGTCGTTGATAATGATACAACCGATATTGTACAGTTATAGTTTCAACGGACCTCCGGAACCTGTTCTTCTTGATACCAGTTCCATTCAACCCGATAAGATCCTGCTCATGGACACCTTCTTCcaaattttgattttccacGGAGAG acCATCGCCCAATGGAGAAATCTCAAGTATCAAGATATGCCCGAGTACGAGAACTTCCGTCAGTTGTTACAAGCTCCAGTTGACGATGCCCAAGAGATCCTGCAGACGAGGTTCCCCATGCCCAGATACATAGACACCGAGCAGGGTGGTTCGCAGGCGCGTTTCCTCCTGTCCAAAGTGAACCCGAGTCAAACTCATAACAATATGTATGCTTACGGCGGG GCCATGCCCGCCATTTCATCG
- the LOC123307606 gene encoding protein transport protein Sec23A isoform X2 codes for MATYEEYIQQNEDRDGIRFTWNVWPSSRIEATRLVVPLGCLYQPIKERPDLPPIQYDPVLCTRNNCRAILNPLCQVDYRAKLWVCNFCFQRNPFPPQYAAISEQQQPAELMPMFSTIEYTISRAQCLPPIYLLVVDTCMDEEELSALKDSLQMSLSLIPQNALIGLITFGKMVQVHELGTEGCSKSYVFRGTKDLSAKQIQDMLGIGRVAMAPQAQMQQPGVRGTPQMLQHQQPVPPASRFLQPVSNCDMNLTDLIGELQRDPWPVPQGKRHLRSTGVALSIAVGLLECTYANTGARIMTFVGGPCSQGPGQVVNDDLKEPIRSHHDIHKDNVKYMKKAIKHYEALAVRAATNGHCIDIYSCALDQTGLMEMKQCCNSTGGHMVMGDSFNSSLFKQTFQRVFSKYTNGDLKMSFNAILEVKCSRELKIQGGIGPCVSLNVKSPLVSDIETGMGNTVQWKLCTLTPSTTMSLFFEIVNQHAAPIPQGGRGCIQFITQYQHSSGQKRIRVTTVARNWADASVNIHHITAGFDQETAAVLMARMAVYRAESDESPDVLRWVDRMLIRLCQKFGEYNKDDTNSFRLSENFSLYPQFMYHLRRSQFLQVFNNSPDETSFYRHMLMREDLTQSLIMIQPILYSYSFNGPPEPVLLDTSSIQPDKILLMDTFFQILIFHGETIAQWRNLKYQDMPEYENFRQLLQAPVDDAQEILQTRFPMPRYIDTEQGGSQARFLLSKVNPSQTHNNMYAYGGDGGAPVLTDDVSLQVFMDHLKKLAVSSTA; via the exons ATGGCCACATATGAGGAGTATATCCAACAAAATGAAGATAGAGACGGAATTCGATTCACATGGAATGTTTGGCCCTCCAGTAGAATTGAAGCAACTCGTCTAGTCGTTCCGTTGGGATGTTTATATCAGCCAATAAAAGAGAGGCCCGATTTGCCTCCTATCCAGTATGATCCTGTATTATGTACAAGAAATAATTGTCGAGCCATACTGAATCCACTGTGTCAAGTAGATTATCGAGCAAAGTTATGGGTGTGCAACTTTTGCTTCCAAAGGAATCCA TTCCCACCACAATAtgcagcaatatcggaacagcaACAACCAGCTGAATTGATGCCAATGTTCTCGACCATTGAATATACAATTAGCAGAGCTCAATGTTTACCACCAATTTATCTCCTAGTAGTTGATACATGTATGGATGAAGAAGAACTGAGTGCTCTGAAAGATTCCTTACAGATGTCGCTCAGTTTAATACCTCAAAATGCCTTGATTGGTCTCATAACATTCGGGAAAATGGTTCAAGTACATGAATTAG GCACGGAAGGATGTAGCAAATCTTACGTATTCAGGGGAACGAAGGATTTGTCAGCCAAGCAGATACAGGATATGTTGGGCATTGGAAGGGTTGCTATGGCGCCCCAGGCTCAGATGCAACAACCAGGCGTGCGAGGCACGCCGCAAATGCTTCAGCATCAACAGCCCGTACCGCCTGCCAGTAGATTCCTACAGCCGGTATCGAATTGCGACATGAATCTTACAGACTTGATCG GTGAACTTCAGAGAGATCCTTGGCCCGTACCTCAGGGAAAAAGGCATCTACGTTCGACAGGTGTAGCCCTTTCCATCGCAGTCGGTCTATTGGAATGCACGTACGCGAATACGGGGGCAAGAATCATGACCTTCGTGGGCGGACCCTGCTCTCAAGGACCGGGTCAGGTGGTTAACGACGACCTCAAAGAGCCAATCAG ATCGCATCACGATATCCACAAGGATAACGTTAAATACATGAAGAAGGCCATCAAACACTACGAAGCCCTTGCTGTTAGGGCGGCAACTAACGGACATTGCATCGACATTTATTCTTGCGCTCTCGACCAGACAGGACTGATGGAGATGAAGCAGTGCTGCAATTCCACTGG AGGTCATATGGTTATGGGTGATTCCTTCAATTCATCCCTGTTCAAGCAAACTTTCCAGAGGGTATTTTCCAAATATACCAACGGTGACCTCAAGATGTCATTCAATGCAATATTAGAAGTCAAATGTTCTAGAGAACTGAAAA TACAGGGCGGAATTGGGCCGTGTGTTTCTCTGAACGTTAAGAGCCCGCTCGTGTCCGACATAGAGACCGGCATGGGTAACACGGTGCAATGGAAATTGTGCACCTTGACACCCAGCACCACCATGTCCCTATTTTTCGAGATAGTCAATCAACATGCCGCTCCAATTCCCCAAGGTGGAAGGGGATGCATTCAATTCATCACCCAATATCAG CATTCAAGTGGACAGAAAAGGATAAGAGTAACAACGGTTGCGAGAAATTGGGCTGACGCGTCTGTGAACATCCATCACATAACAGCGGGCTTCGACCAGGAAACAGCAGCTGTTCTGATGGCAAGAATGGCGGTGTATAGAGCGGAAAGCGATGAGAGCCCCGACGTGCTCAGATGGGTCGACAGGATGCTTATAAGATTG tgtcaGAAGTTCGGAGAATACAACAAGGACGATACCAACAGTTTCCGATTGAGCGAGAACTTCAGTTTGTACCCTCAGTTCATGTATCATCTCAGACGTTCCCAATTCTTGCAAGTTTTCAACAATTCCCCGGATGAAACGTCCTTCTACAGACACATGCTGATGAGGGAAGATCTCACCCAGTCGTTGATAATGATACAACCGATATTGTACAGTTATAGTTTCAACGGACCTCCGGAACCTGTTCTTCTTGATACCAGTTCCATTCAACCCGATAAGATCCTGCTCATGGACACCTTCTTCcaaattttgattttccacGGAGAG acCATCGCCCAATGGAGAAATCTCAAGTATCAAGATATGCCCGAGTACGAGAACTTCCGTCAGTTGTTACAAGCTCCAGTTGACGATGCCCAAGAGATCCTGCAGACGAGGTTCCCCATGCCCAGATACATAGACACCGAGCAGGGTGGTTCGCAGGCGCGTTTCCTCCTGTCCAAAGTGAACCCGAGTCAAACTCATAACAATATGTATGCTTACGGCGGG
- the LOC123308635 gene encoding molybdopterin synthase sulfur carrier subunit gives MNVEVNILFFAKAREIVGKTNDSLAVETPITYHSLLNLIAEKYCLQEIKNNVILAVNKQFGNPEDSYCLKRGDEIAIIPPLSGG, from the coding sequence ATGAATGTTGaagtaaatattttattttttgcaaAAGCCAGAGAAATTGTTGGAAAAACAAATGATTCTTTAGCAGTCGAAACACCCATAACATATCATTCTTTGTTGAATCTTATTGCAGAAAAATACTGCcttcaagaaataaaaaataacgtgATACTTGCAGTGAACAAACAATTTGGTAATCCAGAGGATTCATATTGTTTGAAAAGAGGTGACGAAATCGCTATTATTCCCCCTCTAAGTGGAGGTTGA
- the LOC123308634 gene encoding molybdopterin synthase catalytic subunit, whose product MKMNFLKLTQDRLSLDAILDLVSSPTCGASSFFVGTTRDNFEGKVVLSLEYEAYESMAVKAMEELCVEIRKQWETVEKIAIYHRLGNVPVKEASVVIAISSPHRVEAMKATEWCIDNLKKSVPIWKKEIYQGETPEWKENKESPSVAEVKPKKTKLEIAQEIDVPYVAPHLLQIKAPNEEINRRIRTLMERKRNEININNISEFCSGDRNSEFICARIDAKLKKRKDAKGHLQVDRVLNSYYQRDQINSDYLTKYMPPNGVEERIQNLESQLTLTSQAPSNIFARLQLLEERMLKLESISPEYIQFWDKTTEKTTKSVKKKIFSMEEIDTLIKDLENKMVK is encoded by the exons atgaaaatgaatttccttaAGTTAACACAAGATAGATTATCATTAGATGCAATATTAGATTTAGTATCATCGCCTACCTGTGGTGCCTCATCGTTTTTCGTTGGAACTACTAGGGATAATTTCGAAGGAAAGGTAGTTTTATCTTTAGAATATGAGGCGTACGAAAGTATGGCTGTGAAAGCCATGGAAGAGTTATGTGTTGAAATAAGAAAACAATGGGAAACAGtggaaaaaattgcaatttatcaTAG ATTGGGAAATGTACCAGTTAAGGAAGCCAGTGTTGTTATTGCTATATCTTCCCCCCATAGAGTAGAAGCAATGAAAGCAACGGAATGGTGTATAGATAACCTGAAAAAATCTGTCCCGATTTGGAAGAAGGAGATATACCAAGGGGAGACACCTGAATGGAAGGAAAATAAAGAAT CTCCATCCGTTGCCGAAGTAAAGCCGAAAAAGACAAAATTGGAGATCGCACAGGAGATCGACGTGCCCTACGTTGCGCCCCACTTGCTCCAGATAAAGGCGCCGAACGAAGAAATCAACAGGAGGATCCGAACCTTGATGGAGCGTAAAAGGAACGAGATAAACATCAATAACATCTCGGAATTCTGCAGCGGGGATAGGAACTCGGAATTCATTTGCGCCAGGATAGATGCCAAATtgaagaagagaaaagacgccaAAGGACATCTCCAAG ttgACCGTGTTTTGAATTCTTATTATCAAAGGGACCAGATCAATTCGGATTACCTGACCAAGTACATGCCACCAAACGGAGTAGAAGAAAGAATCCAGAATTTGGAAAGTCAACTAACCCTGACATCTCAGGCACCTTCGAATATTTTTGCTCGATTGCAATTATTAGAAGAGCGGATGCTGAAACTTGAGTCGATTTCGCCTGAATACATTCAATTTTGG